The nucleotide sequence GGGGCCTTCGACGGGCTCGAGCGGGTCCGCGACATCGAGGTGCTGGCCGCGGACGAGGCGCGCGGGCTGATCGCCATACGCACGTTCGAGGATCGCCCGGCGATTGGCCAAGGCTACCCGCGCACCTTCCAGATCCTCGAACTGATGCGCTTCGATGCCGGCAAAGTGGTCGAAGTGCGCTCGTTCCTGTCGGAATTGCCCTACGGCATGCAGCCGCACGGCTAGGTCAGGCGAACTCTATCGTTGCTTCGCTGGTTCTGGCGCTGAGCGGCAGACGCGCGACGATGTCGCCATCGGCCTGCACCTCGACGTGCGCCGGGCCGTCGATCGCCACTTCGCGCGCACAGAAGCTGCGATTGCCGCGCCGCGCCCCCGGGTCGCGCCGCATGACCAGATCCCACAGGAAGGCGAGGTAGTCGCGCCGCCGCGCCGTCCCGAGCGTGACCACGTGGAGCATTTCGTCGGTCAACCGCGCCCCGGGCGCGAAACTGAACGGCCCGGCGAAGAAGCGTCCCTTGGCGATGTAGACCGCCTCGCACTCGGCGACCTGGCCGTTCGCCGTAACGGTCAGGCGTTCGCGCGGCCAGCGGTGCAGCACCTGCAGCATGGCGATGGCGTATGCGAAGCGGCCGAAGCGCTTCTTGAGCGCGGGAGAATAGCCGCGCACCGCCGCGCATTCCGGCCCGGCGCTGGCGCAGCACAGAAAGAGCTCGTCGCCGAGGGCAGCGGTGAAGTGCCTGCGCCGCTCGCCCTGCCCGAGGAACCGCGCTGCAAAGCGCTCGGCATGCGGATCGTACCCCGCTTCGCGCGCCAGGAGGTTGATCGTGCCGAGCGGATAATGCGCGAGCGGCGCGTGATACCCGCCCGCCAGCATGGCCCGCACGACATGGCGCACGGTGCCGTCGCCGCCGGCGACGCACAGGTGGGTCGCGCGCCGGTCGATAACGGGCGGATGAAGCGCCGAGGCTTCGCTCTCGATCACGTCGGCACCCGCTGCCGCGAAGGCGCGCGCCAGGGCAGCCACGCGGTGCGGCGCGTAAGTCCCCGAATGCGGGTTGGAGAAGAGCTGGACGACCGCGGGCATCGGCACCCCCTAGCAGCGGTTGCTTGCCGAAAGATGCACGGCGGACTGCGCTTGCTAACCACCGCTTAACCATCCCGCGCCATAACCGCCCGCGAGCAAGGGGCGAGTTGCATGGACGATCTGCTGGCAGACTTCATTGCCGAGGCGCGCGACATGATGGAAGCGCTGTCGGGCGAGATCGTCGCGTGGGAGAGCGATCCCGCCGACAAGGAACGCCTCGACGCCATCTTCCGCTTCGTCCACACCGTGAAGGGCAACTGCGGCTTCTTCGACTTTCCGCGCCTCGAAAAGCTCAGCCATGCTGCAGAGGATGCGCTGGCCGATTGCCGCGCCGGCCGCCGCAAGGCCGACCCGGCCCTGGTCTCCGCCGTGCTCGCCGTGATCGACCGCATCGCCGAGATGGTCGACGCCATCGGCGAGGGCGCCGAGTTTCCGGGCGACGACGACCAGGCGCTGATTGCCGCGCTGGCCGAAGGCGCCGACGCCGCTGCGCCCGAAACCGGTGCCGATGGCGCCGGTGCTTCGGCCAAGTCCAAGCGCCAGACCGTCGCGCCGCGCACCATCCGTCTTCCGGTCGATCTGCTCGACCGCGTCATGGGCGGGGTGTCGGACATGGCGGTGGCGCGCAACGACCTCGCTCGCCGCCTCGCCCAGGCCGAAGGCGAGACCGGCCTCGAAGCGCCGTTCAATCGCCTCTCCGCAATCCTCGTCGATCTCAGCGAGGCGATCACCCGCATCCGCATGCAGCGGATCGACACATTGTTCGCCGGATTTCCGCGCATGGTCCGCGATCTCAGCCACGAGCTCGGCAAGCAGGTCATGGTCGAGGTCGAGAGCGGCGACGTCGAAATCGACCGCGAGATGATCGAGGTGGTGCGCGACCCGATGGTCCACATCATTCGCAACGCCATCGACCACGGCATCGAGACGCCCGCAAAGCGCCTCGCCGCGGGCAAGCGCGAGATCGGCTCGCTGACCATCACTGCGCGCCAGACCGGCAGCGAAATCCGCATCGGCATCGTCGACGACGGGCAGGGCATCGACGGCGAGAAGCTGGTCGCCAAGGCGATCGCCGCCGGGCTGATAACAGCCGAGGAGGCGCACGCGCTGACCCCGCGCGAACGCAATATGCTGATCTGCCAGCCGGGGCTCTCCACCGCCAAGGAAGTCACCGCGGTTTCCGGCCGCGGCGTCGGGATGGATGTGGTGCGGGCCAATATCGAAAAGATCGGCGGTTCGCTGGTCATCGATTCCACGCCCGGTTCGGGCACGCGGATGATGCTCAACATCCCGCTGACGCTGTCGATCGTGCCTTCGCTGACCATCGGCATCGCCGGCCAGATCTTTGCGCTGCCGCGCTCCTACGTCGAGGAAATCGTCCGCAACTCCGCCGACGAGATGGACAGCAGCACGATGGGTGGGCGCAAGTTCATCACCCTGCGGGGCCAGCGGATACCCTGCGTCGGACTCGAGGACGTGCTCGGGCTCAAGTCGAGCTGCCCGGCGGAGGCTCGTCTCTACGTGCTCATCAAGCTCGTGGGGGGCGACGTGTTCGGTCTTGCGGTCGACGCCATCCACAACCACGAGGAGCTGGTGGTCAAGCCGATCGCCCCGGTGCTGATGGCCTGCGGCCTCTACGTCGGCACGACCCAGCTCGACGACGGCAGTCCGGTGCCGATGCTCGACATCGCTGGGGTCGCGCGCAGCGCGGGCATGATCAGCGAAGTCAAGGACCGCACGATCCGCACCGCCGGCCGCGAGGTCCGCGAGGAAGAGAAGGTTCTCCAGCCTGCGCTGCTGTTCGTCGGTTTCGATGGCGGCGAGCGCGCGATCGACATGGATTCGGTGCGCCGCATCGAGAAGCTCCCCGTCTCCTCCGTTCGGCGCGGGAATGACGGAACGGCGCAGATC is from Croceibacterium aestuarii and encodes:
- a CDS encoding diacylglycerol/lipid kinase family protein; protein product: MPAVVQLFSNPHSGTYAPHRVAALARAFAAAGADVIESEASALHPPVIDRRATHLCVAGGDGTVRHVVRAMLAGGYHAPLAHYPLGTINLLAREAGYDPHAERFAARFLGQGERRRHFTAALGDELFLCCASAGPECAAVRGYSPALKKRFGRFAYAIAMLQVLHRWPRERLTVTANGQVAECEAVYIAKGRFFAGPFSFAPGARLTDEMLHVVTLGTARRRDYLAFLWDLVMRRDPGARRGNRSFCAREVAIDGPAHVEVQADGDIVARLPLSARTSEATIEFA
- a CDS encoding chemotaxis protein CheA, giving the protein MDDLLADFIAEARDMMEALSGEIVAWESDPADKERLDAIFRFVHTVKGNCGFFDFPRLEKLSHAAEDALADCRAGRRKADPALVSAVLAVIDRIAEMVDAIGEGAEFPGDDDQALIAALAEGADAAAPETGADGAGASAKSKRQTVAPRTIRLPVDLLDRVMGGVSDMAVARNDLARRLAQAEGETGLEAPFNRLSAILVDLSEAITRIRMQRIDTLFAGFPRMVRDLSHELGKQVMVEVESGDVEIDREMIEVVRDPMVHIIRNAIDHGIETPAKRLAAGKREIGSLTITARQTGSEIRIGIVDDGQGIDGEKLVAKAIAAGLITAEEAHALTPRERNMLICQPGLSTAKEVTAVSGRGVGMDVVRANIEKIGGSLVIDSTPGSGTRMMLNIPLTLSIVPSLTIGIAGQIFALPRSYVEEIVRNSADEMDSSTMGGRKFITLRGQRIPCVGLEDVLGLKSSCPAEARLYVLIKLVGGDVFGLAVDAIHNHEELVVKPIAPVLMACGLYVGTTQLDDGSPVPMLDIAGVARSAGMISEVKDRTIRTAGREVREEEKVLQPALLFVGFDGGERAIDMDSVRRIEKLPVSSVRRGNDGTAQIVIDGKIVPLLGVAGDLPEDTVAMFRIGSDDREIAYAYERMIDLVEYDPDTVGRPDRRTGSRLALVDGRPVDLLDEARLLADPASFVTEGV